Part of the Phycodurus eques isolate BA_2022a chromosome 3, UOR_Pequ_1.1, whole genome shotgun sequence genome, AAACCTTTCGAGTTTTTATAATTCTTCTTCATTTAGTTGTGTAATAATTCAGCACACCAATAGTTGCCTCATAATTGTCTGCGACATTCTCCCAAGAAAGCCTAAACCTTCACCTTTACTTTCTTAAACATTCTGGTTTGaggtttatttcatttttggattCATCTAAAGCACTGTAGTTGgtgattaataaaaatgatccccaaaaataagactttcctaataattctgcacacggTGTACAGCATGATGACAAGtgcaaaatgtgactttttaaaatgtttttaattaaattccCCTCAGGATCATACGACCACACACTTAAACTGTTTGATGCCAGAGTGGATAAGTCTGTAATGACTATGGACCATGGCCAGCCAGTGGAAGGTTTGCTTCTATATCCTTCTGAGGGACTCCTCATTTCAGCAGGTATGTGATGGTTATCTCAAAAGCAATGGAACTTTGAATTGTAGATTGCTTTCGTCCCTGTTAATAAATGATGCAAGGCCCGTAACTGTTTTTAATTGGAACAGCACGGTTAAAGTCATATTTAATCAAATGGCTAAAGTCATATTTAATCGAGTGGGTAATAGGGCTGGGGGACAAATAGATTTTATCGATTAATCTGAGTTTGCTTGCACTAACTAACATGGCTgagaacagagaggagctagtttacaaaagcacagttaATGTTGTCAAGTTAGTGACTGACCCCTGCAGTGACTATTTTTTCTAAAACCTAATTAGCAACTTTAATTCCCTCTAAGAAACAGAAACATGAGTGGaataattttcacattgtttccaTATGACAAAGGAGCCCGGTGGAAGTCAATACATTTACACAATTTGTacattgcaaaagcagtgatttatcatGAAAAactttgacccgaggtatgttCTTCTAGGACGCAAATATTTTGCCGAAGTTCACCTTGCCTCGCCGTAAAATTCCATGGGAGAAATGATGGGTGATGTAGAGTTACGCAAAAGTAATTATTTGATTGCTCTCCTGAGCACTAAAACGGCAATTAACGGATCACAAAAATGGCGAATAACGTATTTGCAAATACCAATCCGTTATAATGTCGAGGTTCAATGTCTgttattttttgtgaaaattgatgcaagttaatgctGAGAAAACATTTgctgaaacaaaaacagtttcatAGCTGGTTTGGTATcatgagaaataaagcaaatcccaaaAGGAGGGAAAAATAAGAAGctaaacttgttttgaatgtcattgtcatttgctttttttttacgcataggggaaaaaacattttaaaataggaaatcaaatttttgtgaaaaaagattTTACTTGAAGGATGTCTTTCCCAGCCCGATAACTGAGATGTTGGGCAGCCGCAATCAAGGTCTTTATAAATCACTTTTCAAATCCATAACCACACTTTTATGTGGCTTTTCCAGGGGGGCGCTACGTCAAAGTCTGGGATCTGCTGAAAGGCGGCCAGCCCCTGGTGTCACTGAGGAACCATCACAAAACTGTCACCTGTGTGTGTCTGAGCAGCAGTGGCCAAAGGTTGCTTTCAGCCTCCCTGGACAGGTACGTAAACGACAAGTTACGTCGTTAAGCCTGTCTTGATGTTGAcatatttatgcattttttgccCACACTGATCTTATGATATGATCATCACTGATCTTCAGGCATGTGAAAGTGTACAACACAACCAACTACAAAGTGGTGCACAACTTTGACTATGCTACCTCCATTCTCAGTCTGGCTTTGGCTGTAAGGAAAACAACCCTTCATCTTTAATTCACACCTGTACAACCTGTTAGCTTAAAAATAAtcatgtgatttttattttatttttttattttgtctttacagCCAGACGATGAGACTATTGCTGTGGGTATGACCAACGGTATCCTGAGCATTAAACACAGGAAAACCCCTGAGGAGTCAAATGAACTGTCAGGCCAACACAGGCGACGACCGGCATATCGTGTGTTTGTGAAAGGGAAGAACTACATCCCAAAACAAGTAAACTTTATTGGCATGCTGTGGTCCTTTTGTCCCTATTTACGATTATTTAATTACAGAAGCTTTGGGTAAATGGTTTAACACAGGTTTAAGTTGCAGATTTAtattaagattatttttttttttgcttttgacaGGAGCTACTaatcaacagtttttttgtgtttgtttttgtcccccACCAGGATGATTATCTTGTCAGTAAGCCTGTGAAACagcatttggaaaaatatgacaaacagCTGAAGAAATTCAATGTTTCCAAGGCTTTGGATGTAGCTCTGGAGGTATTTTCAGACCAATGTCTTTCAGATCACTGTCAGTCTGTATTTGagtcaaatacatttaaaaaaaaaaagtttactttgTTTGCAGTCATGGACGAGACGAAAGAAGCCGGAAATTCCCGTCGCTGTTATAAAGGAGTTGGATCGAAGAGGAACTTTGAAAAACGCGTTAGCGGGACGGGATGAACAGGAAGTGTCTCGGTTACTCCACTTTATAATTGGGTGAGATTTAATGTTGACTTCATGCAGACACAACATATATCAGGTTGCTTTATTCCTTAATCTGCATTTGTATTTGCCAACGACAGTCACAACAATGTCCGTATGTCTTGAATACATGCAGGTAATTGTTTAGGATTAAAGTGTAGATTTTAGTATGATCATTACCGTATTAACTGAACGATTGAGTggctaccagtccagggtgtaccggTCCCCCCACCGCTCCAGtgtcacccacaaccctaatgaggacaagcactatagaaaatggatgggtagatGGATTATCATATTATCTCATTGTGGCTTCCGCTCTGATAGAAGCCGTTTCCCAATTAACTCATTCTCTGTTtagctgttttcaaagcagatgtccccatattgccaggtgtttaagagcattttgactgatctttaaAGACCAACAGAATATTGTTCTGTGCCAATATAATTACCTAACCTACCAAAAGAGTGGACTCACTCTTTTCACTTATTGTCACTCTATTCCCTGTGCACTCTACTGCAtgtaaactgacacataaaacaaaagggaATAAatcgttgtttattgaaaccccaaaatgtttaaccaGACCACATAATTCCGTCTAACAAATGGctgctagcttaatgttaaTGCTAAActccatagacaggctaatggaaATCATCATCCATTTTACGGTAATTGTAAACCTTCAAgtaactgctactttaacaccaACGGagcaggaacacacacacacacacggtgcatACAAAAATAATCTAGGAGACGATTAATCaaatgccggcacggtggacgactggttagcacatctgcctcccagttctggggaccgggtttcaaatcctggccccgcctgtgtggagtttgcatcttctccccgtgcctgggtgggttttctccgggcactccggtttcctcccacatcccaaaaaaatgagtggtaatgttgattgaagactctaaattgcccgtaggtgtgaatgtgagtgcgaatggttgcttgtttctatgtgccctgcgattggctggcgaccggttcagggtgtaccccgcctttcgcccgaagtttgctgagataggctccagcagcccgtgaccctagtgaggataagcggtaaagcaaattgatggatggattaatcaaataatttgatttaaaaaatctaaGCAAAATCTTTGTCCTGAAACTTCGCTGTGATATTTTCTATCACTGACGAATGTTACTGCAGACACACCCCATTCCGTATAGAAATAAATTGGCGGTGATGGTCATAAGCTTGGAGGAAAGACTGTGTAAAAGAGAGAGAATGTCcaatgtttgggatcatttcacacttagaaaaaagatgaaatgcaatttGTGTACTGCAGAACAGAACTATCGTGCCACAACAGGCCATGTGCGATCGCCAACACAAGCTATTGAATTGAAGTTAGCTAGTTTACTGGAGTCTACCGCCGCAAGTTAGAATATATTGTAATGCCACCACAAGTGgccaaggatagacacagctgcCGGTGCACTTTCAAGTTGCTTTTTAGAACAAAAGGTAACAAAAGAAGCCCAAAATAATAATAGGAATTATGCATTACAGTTAACAGTATACAGCGCTTAAAAGCACATTTAGACATGAGCTTCTACGGCCACAACAGATTCCCATGCACTTATTCAACATGCAGACTGGTTAACGGTTAACATGATACAATACTGAAGGTGCACAACTCAAAATTTTGACTTACGGAAGTAtttctttaattattttaaCTAACAAGAAAATGTTCTTATGTCTGTAAGTAGGGGAGTGCCTATATATCAGAACTGTCGGTAAACAGAATCCTATCACGTCAATGAAGGCCCTATAAAGGGATAAAGCAGGAATATCCACCTCTTAATTTTCTCCAGGAACGTGGTTGACCCCAGGTTCGCTCCCATTCTCGTCGTAGCAGCTGAGATGATCCTGGACATTTATCGGTCGGTCATTGGCCAGTCGTCCGTCGTGGACCGGCAACTTTTGCGTCTCCAGGATCTGCTGGAGAGAGAAATCGACTACCAGCAAGACCTCCTGGAAGTGCTCGGTATGTTGGACACTGTGTTTGCCTCCCGCCTCCCGAGGAAGGAGGTGCCGTGCCCGGGTGTCGACAGACCCAATGGCTTGACCGAGGGAGAGGCAAGTACCTCTCGACCTCAGCTCCAAGCCACTTGATGTACTCTAGGATAAATTGCAACCCTTCAaaggttgtataaaaaaaaatcccatcagACTGCCTTGCCCCATGAGACAGGCAGACGTTTGGTTCATGTTTCAGGAGATCCttcaaacactcacatttaataaaatgtgtattcATGAATGAAgtttctctgaaaaaaaaatcaaggtgttttttattggcttgtactttgaaatgttaaatgtatgagTGTGCACTTGTCAATGGCTGTATGATGTTTTCCTAATTGTAATGGATTGACAAATGTTTAGGAGGAAGACGCATAAACCTTTAATATTGGAACTTTCTCAGTGTCATTCTGATTTGCCCACAgtgattaaaatattttagaacTGGCATTGGACATTAACCTTCCCCACAGCTACTACATATGTAACCTGCACAATAAAAAAACTACCTTCCAAGATTGTGAAAGCTTGATCCTACTATCAACAAAAATCCATGATTCTGAAaacgttttcccccattaatGTGACCCATAACATGTAcaactaaattatttttaagtcGAAATAGGAaagaatgtggttgcacaagtgtgcacaccctcatgaCTTGGGGATGGGTCTGTGTTCAGAACTAACAAATcactttcaaactcatgttaaatgggagacaGTACACACACCTCccaacatttaaagtgcctctgattaactccaaataaatgttcagatgtttttccaggcttttcctggcatttttcccccttctagcagaagcctgaaagtTTTGTGCCTAAACTACTGCTATGCTACCACCGCTATGCTTCACTGTAGTTATGGTGTTCTTtcggtgatgagcagtgttgcaTTTGTGTCAAACATAGGCCTTTGGAATTAtgaccaaaaagttcaaccttgatTTCATCGaaccataacaaaatctcctCAACGtgggaaaatgtaaaatataaaaaaaaataagtcatgtTAGTGATGggaaaggttttgaaattatgGCTTGGTCTCTgtttttacattacatacatattttCATAAGACAAAATATCATTTGATATaccaaaatacaaacatttaaagaCAAGTGCACCGTTTTGAAGGTTTACATAAAAGACAGACATGTTACAATTACagtgaaaaaataaactgtAGGCCATCATTACAAATTAATAACATGAAAAACACTTAAGTATGACGGTAAATGGGCGTTTCTTGTCGTATATCTGGTGTGGCGTAAACCGAGaagcctgtactgtactgcactTCCGTTATACCTGCAGTAACAGCTCTTTCCGTTAGAGGTCGCTGCTACCCAAACTGGTTTAATTTATACTAGCGAGGAAGTGTCAATCTCCGCCGCTGTTCAGAAGAGAGGAGGATGTCCGCCTCGTTCGCTCTGTGTGCTTACGCCACTCCCCCCTTTAAATAGCAACCACGCCGAATAAACTTGTAGTTATTTACTGCGCCGTGTGAATTATTAGCAGTTGAATGGAGCTGAGGCAGGCGTACTTGTGTTTGTTGAGGTGAAGCGGACTGTCGTTTTTCCTCCCTCGGGATATTTTGTTCTCACCAATACCAAGGTAAGTAcatccatttttaaaatattttatttttatttttttgtaaagctaACTGCTTAGTTTTGCTTAATTTGATTTGCTTGGGGAAACAAAGTCGGGATAGTTGCTCAAAAAACAAGTTGAATAAAgaaaaatttttgggggaaggTTCTAATATAGGAAAGTGCTAATTACTCAGCCCACTGAcaataattttatcattttgctgaaaaTCATAGCACGTCATGTAGTTTTACTCTTTATATTGCCTTTGCTGTGCAGTCAATGTTACATACAATTAAGTTGTGCAGAGATAAAGCTTTTCCTCATCAGTATGACTAAAACGGATCTTAACCTTgccggatttaaaaaaaaaaaaaaaaaattcccattgtAGATGTATGATGAATGGACGATGGAGAATAAGTATATTTAGCCAAGCATGGCATATTTAAtaaggagctggaggaggaggtcACATCAGTTTCACTTAGCCAACAGCAAGTATAATACTGCACATCAACTGTGACTATGGATACAATGGCTCTCAACACAGTtaacaaagactgagaaattgCTTTTTAACTATTTTGGACagatttaaaacaacacaatacTGGGTAAAAGTTCAATGTCGCCGTTCGATTTGCAGTGTTATTTCAGtctgtgttttaaaac contains:
- the utp15 gene encoding U3 small nucleolar RNA-associated protein 15 homolog, producing MASFKPTKIPVYPKLGEKVTQDTLYWKNYKAPVQIKEFGSVTNIDFSPVAPHNFAVTAFTRIHIYGPFSQEPIKTFTRFKDTAFCGRFRSDGQLLVAGCEDSIVRLFDVSGKVALRMFKGHTKAVHVTDFTSDRYHIVSGSDDNTCRLWDMPNATELTTYQEHTDYIRCGITSKLNRDLFITGSYDHTLKLFDARVDKSVMTMDHGQPVEGLLLYPSEGLLISAGGRYVKVWDLLKGGQPLVSLRNHHKTVTCVCLSSSGQRLLSASLDRHVKVYNTTNYKVVHNFDYATSILSLALAPDDETIAVGMTNGILSIKHRKTPEESNELSGQHRRRPAYRVFVKGKNYIPKQDDYLVSKPVKQHLEKYDKQLKKFNVSKALDVALESWTRRKKPEIPVAVIKELDRRGTLKNALAGRDEQEVSRLLHFIIGNVVDPRFAPILVVAAEMILDIYRSVIGQSSVVDRQLLRLQDLLEREIDYQQDLLEVLGMLDTVFASRLPRKEVPCPGVDRPNGLTEGEASTSRPQLQAT